The region GCTTCTAGCGCGTCGATATTTTCCGTCGTCGTGCCAAAGGTTCCCTTGACGTCCAGCGCCGTGTCCCAGGTGTAGCCGCCTTGAATCAAAAACTTCGTCGGGCTGGTCGCGTCGTCGTAGAGAAAGATCTCGCCGCCGTCCAAGTTGGGTAGCGCCGGATCAATCTGGCTCAAATCAATCGGCCGAATACTGAAGGTGACCTGCTTTCCATAAGTCATGATGGCGTCCACATCCATCTGCTCGACCAGTTGACTCCACAAGGCGCCTCCCTCGCCGATGCCGCCGTATTGCAAGTCCATGGCGGCGGCCAGATGAGTGGTGAAGGTGTGCGCAACGCTCGTGCCCGATCCTACGTTGTAGTTCCAGATCGCCACCTTCTGCGGCGCAGCGGGAAATTGCGCGAACGGATCGCCCGCCAGCGAGTAGCGGTCGGTGTCGTCGTTGTTGTCGCCCCCCCAAACCTCCAGGCCGTCCACATCGATCGGCGGGTTGGTCGCGTCAAGATCGGTGGCGGTGGCCCACACGCCAAAGCCGGGCGTGGCGTTGGGGTTGCTCGTCGGCCGAACATAAAGCACCCGCGAATCCCCCTCCGCCGAAAACAACAGCGCCGATTGATCGTCGCGCAAAGCCTGAAACAGCGCGTCGCCGCCGGCGGAAATTCCGTCCACTCCGGTGTCTGGCGGATAAAACGTCCGGCTGCCGCTGTAGTCGAACGAATCGCGCACGCCGCCGCTGCCGTCCCAAGCGACGACCTGCTCCAGATCGAAGACGCCCGCCGCGTCGCGATCGCGAATGTCGGAAAAATCTTTGCCCGGCACGAGCTTCGGCGGCGGCACCGTGTTGCCGACATCGGGGGTCACCGGGTTGACGATGGGGACCCAAGGATTGGCGACGCAGTGGTCGGCAGACCATTGCCAGACAAGCAAGCCAGCGACAAAAACCAGGCTGCGGGCAATGCCGCGCCAAGGGCGC is a window of Pirellulales bacterium DNA encoding:
- a CDS encoding PEP-CTERM sorting domain-containing protein, giving the protein MKSTTSVSSRPYLLELRPWRGIARSLVFVAGLLVWQWSADHCVANPWVPIVNPVTPDVGNTVPPPKLVPGKDFSDIRDRDAAGVFDLEQVVAWDGSGGVRDSFDYSGSRTFYPPDTGVDGISAGGDALFQALRDDQSALLFSAEGDSRVLYVRPTSNPNATPGFGVWATATDLDATNPPIDVDGLEVWGGDNNDDTDRYSLAGDPFAQFPAAPQKVAIWNYNVGSGTSVAHTFTTHLAAAMDLQYGGIGEGGALWSQLVEQMDVDAIMTYGKQVTFSIRPIDLSQIDPALPNLDGGEIFLYDDATSPTKFLIQGGYTWDTALDVKGTFGTTTENIDALEAVSVPEPGGLTLLVAGALGLFWYSRRR